The Pseudorhodobacter turbinis genome contains a region encoding:
- a CDS encoding acetolactate synthase 3 large subunit yields the protein MAQAMTGAEMVVQALRDQGVEVVFGYPGGAVLPIYDALFQQNHIRHILVRHEQGAVHMAEGYARSTGKPGVVIVTSGPGATNAVTGLTDALMDSIPLVVLSGQVPTFMIGTDGFQEADTVGITRPCTKHNWLVKDTANLSETIHQAFHIATKGRPGPVLIDIPKDVQFATADYSGPQKAKVSHYQPKLKGDLEAITRMVEMMETAERPVFYTGGGVINSSPAASQLLREFVEATGFPITSTLMGLGAYPASGDKWLGMLGMHGTYEANLTMHGCDLLLNIGARFDDRITGRIPDFSPNSRKVHVDIDASSLNKVIRVDVPILGDVGHILEDALRLWKARGRKVNKPALATWWKQIEEWRAVKCLTYKTSDTIIKPQYALQRLEALTKGMDRYITTEVGQHQMWAAQFLGFEDPNRWMTSGGLGTMGYGLPASIGVQIAHPDALVINVAGEASWLMNMQEMGTAVQFKAPAKQFILNNERLGMVRQWQQLLHGERYSQSWSESLPDFVKLAEAFGCKGIRCSDPADLDDAIMEMLQYDGPVIFDCLVEKHENCFPMIPSGKAHNEMLLGDAETQGVIGATGAVLV from the coding sequence ATGGCACAGGCAATGACTGGCGCGGAAATGGTGGTTCAAGCCTTGAGGGATCAGGGCGTTGAGGTGGTCTTTGGCTACCCCGGCGGGGCAGTCTTGCCGATTTATGACGCTCTTTTCCAGCAAAACCACATTCGCCATATCCTTGTGCGGCATGAACAAGGGGCTGTGCATATGGCCGAAGGCTATGCCCGCTCTACGGGTAAGCCCGGCGTGGTGATTGTGACCTCTGGCCCCGGTGCGACAAATGCGGTGACGGGGCTGACCGATGCGCTGATGGACAGCATCCCGCTGGTGGTGCTGTCGGGGCAGGTTCCGACCTTTATGATCGGGACGGACGGGTTCCAGGAGGCCGATACAGTGGGCATCACCCGCCCCTGCACAAAGCATAATTGGCTGGTCAAAGACACGGCCAACCTGTCGGAAACCATCCATCAGGCATTTCATATTGCTACCAAGGGCCGTCCCGGCCCGGTGCTGATCGACATTCCCAAGGATGTTCAGTTTGCCACCGCTGATTATTCCGGCCCGCAAAAGGCCAAAGTGTCGCATTATCAGCCCAAGCTGAAGGGCGATCTGGAAGCGATCACCCGCATGGTTGAGATGATGGAAACCGCAGAACGGCCCGTATTTTATACCGGCGGCGGCGTTATCAACTCCAGCCCCGCCGCAAGCCAGTTGTTGCGTGAATTTGTAGAGGCAACCGGCTTTCCCATCACCTCTACGCTGATGGGGCTGGGGGCATATCCTGCCTCGGGCGACAAGTGGTTGGGGATGCTGGGCATGCACGGTACCTATGAAGCCAATCTGACGATGCACGGATGTGATTTGTTGCTCAATATTGGCGCGCGTTTTGATGACCGGATCACCGGGCGCATCCCCGATTTCAGCCCGAACAGCCGCAAGGTGCATGTCGATATCGACGCCTCCAGCCTGAACAAGGTGATCCGTGTTGACGTGCCGATCCTCGGCGATGTCGGCCATATTCTGGAAGATGCTCTGCGTCTTTGGAAGGCGCGCGGCCGCAAGGTGAACAAGCCCGCGCTGGCGACGTGGTGGAAGCAGATCGAGGAATGGCGCGCGGTGAAATGCCTGACCTACAAAACCTCGGACACGATCATCAAGCCCCAATATGCCCTGCAACGGCTTGAGGCGCTGACCAAGGGGATGGACCGCTACATCACCACCGAGGTGGGCCAGCATCAGATGTGGGCCGCACAGTTCCTTGGCTTTGAGGACCCGAACCGTTGGATGACAAGCGGCGGCTTGGGCACGATGGGCTACGGGTTGCCGGCCTCTATCGGGGTGCAGATCGCGCATCCCGACGCGCTGGTGATCAACGTCGCCGGTGAGGCTTCTTGGCTGATGAACATGCAAGAAATGGGCACGGCTGTTCAGTTCAAGGCGCCTGCCAAGCAGTTCATCCTCAACAATGAACGTCTGGGCATGGTCCGCCAGTGGCAGCAGCTGTTGCACGGTGAACGTTATTCGCAAAGCTGGTCCGAAAGCCTGCCTGATTTCGTGAAGCTGGCCGAGGCCTTTGGCTGCAAGGGGATCCGTTGCTCTGATCCGGCCGATTTGGATGATGCCATCATGGAGATGCTCCAATATGACGGGCCGGTGATCTTTGATTGTCTTGTTGAAAAGCATGAGAATTGCTTCCCGATGATCCCGTCGGGCAAGGCCCATAACGAGATGCTGCTCGGGGATGCCGAAACCCAGGGCGTGATCGGTGCCACGGGTGCCGTTCTGGTTTAG
- the ilvN gene encoding acetolactate synthase small subunit has product MSALNIKQGSTSHSAYELRDPNGDIIEQHTLAVLVDNESGVLARVIGLFSGRGYNIDSLTVAEIDHEGHRSRITIVTRGTPPVIEQIKAQLGRIVPVHEVHDLTVEGPSVQRELALFKVTGKGDARIEALRLAEIFRANVVDSTLSSFVFEMTGTPEKIDAFADLMRPLGLMEIARTGVAALSRGA; this is encoded by the coding sequence ATGTCGGCGCTCAATATCAAACAAGGTTCCACCAGCCATTCCGCCTATGAACTGCGCGACCCGAATGGCGATATAATTGAACAGCATACTTTGGCGGTTCTGGTCGATAACGAAAGCGGTGTTCTGGCGCGAGTGATCGGGCTTTTTTCGGGACGCGGCTACAACATCGACAGCCTGACCGTGGCCGAGATTGACCACGAGGGCCACCGCTCACGGATCACCATTGTAACGCGCGGCACGCCGCCGGTGATTGAGCAGATCAAAGCGCAGCTGGGCCGGATTGTGCCCGTCCACGAAGTGCATGACCTAACGGTTGAAGGCCCCTCGGTACAACGCGAACTGGCGCTGTTCAAAGTGACGGGCAAGGGCGATGCGCGCATCGAGGCACTGCGTCTGGCCGAAATTTTCCGCGCCAATGTGGTCGACAGCACCCTGAGCAGCTTTGTGTTCGAGATGACAGGAACGCCGGAAAAGATCGATGCCTTTGCCGATCTTATGCGCCCCTTGGGCCTAATGGAAATCGCGCGGACCGGGGTTGCGGCCCTCTCGCGCGGCGCCTGA
- a CDS encoding enoyl-CoA hydratase-related protein, whose protein sequence is MNYDTITYAEADGLGIITLNRPEVMNALSSQMRAELLHAVKAAGKSARALVLTGEGRAFCSGQDLGDAARIDDIDLERTLRDEYEPLLRAIYDCPVPTISAVNGAAAGAGANLALAADVVIAAQSASFIQAFTRIGLIPDAGGTYWLPRQIGAARAMGAALFADKISADQAASWGMIFESIPDDAFEAHWRARANHLAKGPTAAYRGVKTAIRASHGNTLDQQLALEAKLQGECGQTHDFKEGVIAFLEKRPARFEGR, encoded by the coding sequence ATGAATTACGACACCATCACCTATGCCGAGGCGGACGGCCTTGGCATCATTACCCTCAACCGGCCGGAGGTGATGAATGCGCTGTCCAGCCAGATGCGCGCCGAACTTTTGCATGCGGTGAAGGCGGCGGGAAAATCGGCGCGGGCCTTGGTGTTGACGGGGGAAGGGCGCGCGTTTTGTTCGGGGCAGGACCTTGGGGATGCCGCCAGGATTGATGATATCGACCTGGAGCGCACGCTGCGCGATGAGTATGAGCCGTTGCTGCGCGCGATTTATGACTGTCCGGTGCCGACGATTTCTGCGGTCAATGGCGCGGCGGCGGGGGCAGGGGCGAACCTTGCGCTGGCGGCAGATGTTGTGATCGCCGCACAATCGGCCAGTTTCATTCAGGCCTTTACCCGCATCGGGTTGATCCCGGATGCAGGCGGCACCTATTGGCTACCGCGCCAGATCGGGGCGGCCCGTGCGATGGGGGCGGCGCTTTTTGCAGATAAGATCAGTGCCGATCAGGCCGCAAGCTGGGGGATGATCTTTGAATCCATCCCTGATGACGCCTTCGAGGCGCATTGGCGCGCGCGGGCAAACCATCTGGCAAAGGGGCCCACGGCGGCTTATCGTGGGGTAAAGACCGCTATCCGCGCCAGCCATGGCAACACGCTGGATCAACAGCTGGCGCTGGAGGCAAAGTTGCAAGGGGAATGCGGCCAAACCCATGATTTCAAAGAAGGCGTCATCGCCTTTCTTGAAAAACGTCCCGCCCGCTTTGAAGGGCGCTAA
- a CDS encoding cytochrome c-type biogenesis protein: MIRALFLSAALIATPALAVQPNEVLSDPVLEARARALSKDLRCLVCRNENIDDSNADLARDLRLLLRERLVAGDSDAAAIDYIVARYGEYVLLNPTSKGSNLLLWIAGPLMLLLGGGIAFAYVRRRNGAEAAVVELSAEEEKRLAEILKK, encoded by the coding sequence ATGATACGTGCTCTTTTTCTCTCGGCCGCTTTGATCGCCACACCTGCTTTGGCGGTGCAACCCAATGAGGTCCTTTCCGATCCGGTGCTGGAGGCCCGCGCGCGGGCGCTGTCCAAGGACCTGCGTTGCCTTGTCTGTCGCAATGAAAATATTGACGACAGCAATGCCGACCTTGCACGCGACCTGCGGCTATTGCTACGCGAACGGCTGGTTGCAGGCGATAGCGACGCTGCCGCGATTGACTATATCGTGGCGCGTTACGGCGAATATGTGCTGCTGAACCCGACGTCAAAAGGGTCCAACCTGTTGCTGTGGATTGCGGGGCCGTTGATGCTGTTGCTGGGCGGCGGGATTGCCTTTGCCTATGTCCGCCGCCGCAATGGTGCAGAGGCCGCGGTGGTTGAACTTTCCGCCGAAGAAGAAAAGCGTCTGGCCGAAATTCTCAAAAAGTAA
- a CDS encoding heme lyase CcmF/NrfE family subunit codes for MIVELGHFALILAFFVALIQTVMPLIGAQKRWSGWMAAGEAAASVQFLLLTFSFAALTYAFVTSDFSVSLVVSNSHTLKPMLYKVSGVWGNHEGSLLLWSLILALFGASVAWFGSNLPPTLRARVLGVQGSIGVAFLAFMLLTSNPFLRLEVPPFNGQDLNPLLQDPGLAFHPPFLYLGYVGMSVAFSFAVAALIEGRVDAAWGRWVRPWTLAAWIFLTIGIALGSWWAYYELGWGGFWFWDPVENASFMPWLIGAALLHSAIVVEKREALKAWTILLAILAFGFSLIGTFIVRSGVITSVHAFANDPERGVFILLILAFFMGGALMLFAARASAMEAKGLFAPVSRESALVANNLLLAVSCMVVFVGTIWPLVAELVWDRKLSVGEPFFNAAFTPFMVALALLLPLGAIMPWKRAVIGRSFRPLVPALVLAVSMGLLAYAVQTGRSALGPVGLGLGSWVVFGALTDLWQRSGRGSLGNRLGRIMRLPRADWGKATAHSGFGITVFAVSAMMAWQVEDIRTMNIGESFDLKGYTVTLTSVEDELGPNYYTTMAAFDISRNGKPVSTVHPEKRVYPVAGMPTTEAGIDYGFTRDLYVVIGDAQDNGSWAVRSYFKPFANWIWGGAILMSLGGFISLADRRYRVAAGNRAAKIKAVPAE; via the coding sequence ATGATCGTTGAACTCGGCCATTTCGCCCTCATCCTCGCGTTCTTTGTGGCGCTGATTCAAACGGTGATGCCGCTTATTGGCGCGCAAAAGCGGTGGTCCGGCTGGATGGCTGCGGGGGAGGCCGCGGCGAGCGTGCAATTCCTGCTGTTAACCTTCAGCTTTGCAGCCCTCACCTATGCTTTTGTGACTTCGGATTTTTCGGTCAGTTTGGTGGTTTCCAACTCTCACACCTTAAAACCGATGCTTTATAAGGTGTCGGGCGTTTGGGGGAACCATGAGGGGTCCTTGCTGCTGTGGTCGTTGATTTTGGCGCTGTTCGGGGCTTCGGTCGCGTGGTTTGGCAGCAACCTGCCGCCCACTTTGCGGGCGCGGGTTTTGGGGGTGCAGGGCAGCATCGGCGTGGCCTTTTTGGCCTTTATGCTGCTGACATCAAACCCTTTTCTGCGTTTGGAAGTGCCGCCCTTCAACGGCCAAGACCTGAACCCTTTGCTGCAAGACCCCGGTCTCGCTTTCCATCCACCGTTCCTCTACCTCGGCTATGTCGGTATGTCGGTGGCGTTCTCCTTTGCGGTGGCCGCCCTGATCGAGGGGCGCGTTGATGCGGCATGGGGCCGTTGGGTACGCCCTTGGACTTTGGCTGCCTGGATTTTCCTGACCATCGGCATCGCTTTGGGGTCGTGGTGGGCGTATTATGAACTTGGCTGGGGTGGTTTCTGGTTCTGGGACCCGGTCGAAAACGCAAGCTTTATGCCATGGTTGATCGGGGCAGCCCTACTGCATTCCGCGATCGTGGTGGAAAAGCGTGAGGCATTGAAAGCATGGACGATCCTGCTGGCGATTCTTGCCTTCGGGTTCTCGCTTATCGGGACGTTTATCGTGCGCTCTGGCGTAATCACCTCGGTGCACGCCTTTGCCAATGACCCCGAGCGCGGCGTGTTCATCCTGCTGATCCTTGCGTTTTTCATGGGCGGGGCGCTGATGCTGTTCGCCGCCCGTGCCAGCGCGATGGAGGCCAAGGGCCTCTTTGCCCCCGTCAGCCGTGAAAGCGCGCTGGTTGCCAATAACCTGCTGCTGGCCGTGTCTTGCATGGTGGTTTTCGTCGGCACCATCTGGCCCTTGGTGGCCGAGCTGGTCTGGGACCGCAAGCTAAGCGTCGGAGAGCCGTTCTTCAACGCCGCCTTCACGCCCTTCATGGTGGCCTTGGCGCTGCTGCTGCCCTTGGGCGCGATCATGCCGTGGAAGCGCGCAGTGATTGGCCGTTCTTTCCGTCCTTTGGTGCCTGCCTTGGTGCTGGCGGTGTCTATGGGGCTGTTGGCCTATGCGGTGCAAACGGGGCGTTCGGCGCTTGGGCCGGTTGGCTTGGGGCTTGGATCTTGGGTTGTGTTCGGGGCGTTGACGGATTTGTGGCAACGTTCGGGACGCGGGTCGCTTGGCAACCGTTTGGGTCGCATCATGCGTCTGCCGCGCGCTGATTGGGGCAAGGCAACTGCGCATAGCGGTTTTGGCATCACTGTCTTTGCAGTATCGGCAATGATGGCGTGGCAGGTTGAAGATATCCGCACGATGAACATCGGCGAAAGCTTTGATCTGAAAGGTTATACCGTCACGCTGACTTCGGTCGAGGATGAGCTGGGGCCGAACTATTACACCACGATGGCGGCCTTTGATATTTCCCGAAACGGCAAGCCTGTGTCCACTGTTCACCCTGAAAAACGGGTCTATCCGGTGGCAGGTATGCCCACGACCGAGGCCGGAATCGATTACGGCTTTACCCGTGACCTTTATGTTGTGATCGGGGATGCGCAAGACAACGGCTCTTGGGCGGTGCGCAGTTATTTCAAACCCTTTGCCAACTGGATTTGGGGCGGGGCAATTTTGATGTCATTGGGCGGATTCATCAGCCTTGCCGACCGGCGTTACCGTGTCGCGGCGGGCAATCGCGCCGCAAAAATCAAGGCGGTGCCTGCGGAATGA
- a CDS encoding Lrp/AsnC family transcriptional regulator, producing MDDTDQALIAELRRDGRASLSELAARLGLARATVRVRMERLQTAGEIVGFTVLTRGDVASAPVRALMMIAIEGRGAEKTMARLSGIPAVQAVHSTNGRWDLIAEIGTATLPDLDEVMFRVREIDGVVTSETNLLLSTRRAAPRKTV from the coding sequence ATGGATGATACAGATCAGGCTCTGATTGCCGAGCTGCGTCGGGACGGCCGCGCCTCTTTATCCGAACTGGCCGCCCGATTGGGCCTTGCACGGGCGACCGTGCGTGTCCGTATGGAACGCTTGCAAACCGCCGGAGAGATTGTCGGCTTTACCGTGCTGACGCGGGGGGATGTTGCCTCTGCCCCTGTGCGCGCCCTGATGATGATTGCAATCGAGGGGCGCGGGGCCGAGAAAACCATGGCGCGGCTCTCTGGCATACCGGCAGTTCAGGCAGTCCATTCGACCAATGGCAGGTGGGATTTGATCGCAGAGATTGGCACCGCCACCTTGCCCGACCTTGATGAGGTGATGTTTAGGGTGCGCGAGATTGACGGTGTTGTGACATCAGAAACCAATCTTTTGCTGTCCACCCGCCGCGCGGCCCCGCGCAAAACGGTTTGA
- the rocF gene encoding arginase has protein sequence MAKTCILIGAAIDEGQRRPGCLMGPAAYRVAGLPQALQELGHGVEDRGDVAVVPDHDAQCPNPAVHSLAEVVGMANALRKATDEALDAGFPIIMGGDHSLALGSVAGAAAHAAAKGKPLFLLWLDAHSDFHTPLTTTSGNLHGTPVAYCTGRDGFDAFGPFPAPIPPENICLFGIRSVDPAEHAALLNHDIEINDMRVLDEHGIVKPLRDFLNKVAAAGGMLHVSLDVDFLDPSIAPAVGTTVPGGTTIREAHLVMELLHESALVTSLDLVELNPFLDDRGRTARLMVDLVASLMGRKVFDRPTRSYSGA, from the coding sequence ATGGCCAAGACCTGCATTCTTATCGGCGCCGCGATTGATGAGGGCCAACGTCGCCCCGGTTGTCTTATGGGGCCGGCGGCCTACCGTGTGGCGGGGCTGCCCCAAGCCTTGCAAGAGCTAGGCCACGGCGTTGAGGATCGCGGTGACGTGGCAGTTGTGCCGGATCATGACGCGCAATGCCCCAACCCGGCCGTGCATTCACTGGCCGAGGTGGTCGGCATGGCGAATGCCCTGCGCAAGGCCACAGATGAGGCGCTGGATGCAGGCTTCCCCATCATCATGGGCGGCGATCATTCGCTCGCGCTCGGCTCGGTCGCGGGGGCGGCTGCGCATGCGGCGGCCAAGGGTAAGCCTTTGTTTTTACTTTGGCTTGATGCGCATTCTGATTTCCACACCCCCCTGACCACGACCAGCGGAAACTTGCATGGCACCCCTGTTGCCTATTGCACAGGCCGCGATGGCTTTGACGCCTTTGGCCCCTTTCCCGCCCCGATCCCGCCGGAAAATATCTGCCTCTTCGGTATCCGCTCAGTTGATCCGGCGGAGCATGCGGCGCTATTGAATCATGACATTGAAATCAATGACATGCGGGTTCTGGATGAACACGGCATCGTTAAACCGCTGCGTGATTTCCTGAATAAGGTCGCAGCGGCGGGTGGCATGCTTCATGTCTCCCTGGATGTGGATTTTCTGGACCCGTCGATCGCGCCCGCCGTTGGCACCACCGTTCCCGGCGGCACCACGATTCGCGAGGCGCATCTGGTGATGGAGCTTTTGCATGAAAGCGCGCTTGTCACCTCGCTTGATCTAGTGGAACTGAACCCCTTTTTGGACGATCGCGGCCGCACAGCGCGTCTGATGGTCGATCTGGTCGCATCCCTTATGGGGCGCAAGGTGTTTGACCGCCCCACCCGCAGCTATTCCGGAGCATGA
- a CDS encoding ornithine cyclodeaminase: MNLPSKQAYVPFVSVDNMMKLVLQIGVERVLADLVGEIEDDFRRWPKFDKTPRVASHSDVGVIELMPTSDGETYGFKYVNGHPSNMKKGLQTVTAFGLLADVGTGYPILLTEMTILTALRTAATSAMAAKWLAPKGAKVMALIGNGAQSEFQALAFKAICGIEEIRLYDVDAQATAKCMANLEGRGITLTACKTPQEAIEGAQIITTVTADKQYATILTDNMVGAGVHINAIGGDCPGKTELHRDILLRSSIFVEYPPQTRIEGEIQQMEADHPVTELWQVITGEGQGRKSPTEVTLFDSVGFAIEDFSALRYIHGKLAETGLFEQLDMIADPDDPRDLFGMLLRSA, encoded by the coding sequence ATGAACCTTCCCTCAAAGCAGGCCTATGTGCCTTTTGTAAGCGTAGACAATATGATGAAGCTGGTTCTTCAGATTGGCGTTGAGCGCGTTCTGGCCGATCTGGTAGGCGAGATCGAGGATGATTTTCGCCGCTGGCCGAAATTTGACAAGACCCCGCGGGTGGCAAGCCATTCCGATGTTGGCGTTATCGAATTGATGCCAACCTCGGACGGGGAAACCTACGGGTTCAAATATGTGAACGGGCACCCTTCCAACATGAAGAAGGGCCTGCAAACTGTTACAGCCTTTGGGCTTTTGGCAGATGTAGGAACCGGATATCCAATTCTTTTGACGGAAATGACCATCCTGACGGCCCTGCGCACCGCCGCGACCAGTGCGATGGCCGCGAAATGGCTGGCACCCAAAGGGGCCAAGGTCATGGCCCTGATCGGCAATGGCGCCCAGTCGGAATTTCAAGCGCTGGCCTTCAAGGCGATCTGCGGGATCGAGGAAATTCGCCTCTATGACGTCGATGCCCAAGCCACCGCCAAATGCATGGCCAATCTTGAGGGGCGCGGGATCACCTTGACTGCCTGCAAAACCCCGCAAGAGGCGATTGAGGGCGCGCAGATCATCACCACCGTCACCGCCGACAAGCAATATGCCACCATCCTGACCGATAATATGGTTGGCGCGGGCGTGCATATCAACGCCATCGGCGGCGATTGCCCTGGCAAGACGGAACTGCACCGCGATATCCTTCTGCGTTCGTCTATCTTTGTTGAATACCCGCCCCAAACTCGGATCGAGGGCGAGATTCAGCAGATGGAAGCCGATCATCCGGTAACAGAGCTGTGGCAGGTCATCACCGGTGAAGGGCAAGGCCGCAAAAGCCCGACCGAGGTCACATTGTTTGATTCCGTCGGCTTTGCCATCGAAGATTTCTCGGCGCTGCGTTACATCCATGGGAAATTGGCCGAAACTGGACTGTTTGAGCAGCTCGATATGATCGCCGATCCGGATGATCCACGCGACCTTTTCGGCATGTTGCTGCGCTCTGCCTAG